TGCTCGGCAACGGCTACGCGCCGATCTTCACGGTGACCTTCCCCGGCGGCGAGGTGCGCACCGGCGACGTGCAGTGGCGTCCCGTCGACCAGGCGACGCTGCTGTCGGAGGGGGCCACGAAGTTCGAGCCGCCCGGCGTCACCGACGACGAGCAGCGGCGCACCGGGCAGCTCGCGATCACCGGGCTGCTCGCGCCCACCACGTCCGGCGGCGCCGTCGTCACCTCGGTGTTCCCCGACCTGCGCGACCCCGAGGTCGCGATCGACGTGCTGCGCGGCGACCTCGGCCTCGACGACGGGCGCGGGCAGTCGATCTTCGAGGTGGACCAGGCGCAGGTCGACTCCGGGGCCCTGGTGCGGGTGGCGCGGGAGAACCTCGTGCCCGGCCAGGGCCTCACCCTCGACGACGGCACGCAGATCCGGTTCGACGGCGTGCGCAAGTGGGTCAACCTGCAGATCAGCCACGATCCCGGCCAGATCTGGGTGCTCGTGTTCGCCGTGACCATGCTCGCCGGGCTGGCGGCCTCGCTGGGCGTGCGCCGTCGCCGGTTCTGGGCCCGCCTCACCCCCTCCGACCAGCCCGGACGTACCGTGGTGGAGCTCGGTGGGCTCGCCCGCACCGACCGCGCCGGATACGGCGAGGAGTTCGACCGCCTCCGGGCGGACCTGCTGGAACCCCACGTGGTGAAGGACCCCTGATGCTCGCTCAGTACAGCGACCTCCTCTTCATGGCCGCCGTCGGCGTCTACGTGCTGGCGATGGTCCTGCACGCGGCCGAGTTCGCGGCCGCCCGGTCGGCGAAGCCGGTCCTGGTCGGGGCAGGCGGACCGGACACCGTCGAGCCACCGGCGCGCAGCGAGCGCTACGCGCGGATGGCCGTCTCGCTGACGGTGCTGGGTGCGGTGCTGCAGTTCGCCTCGATCGTCACGCGCGGGCTGGCCGCGGAGCGCTGGCCGCTGGGCAACATGTACGAGTTCACCTCGGCGATCTGCCTGGCCGCGGTCGTCGGCTGGCTGGTGATGCTCCGCCGCTCGCCGGTCACGCGGGCCGTGGGCCCGTTCGTCCTGCTGCCGGTGGTCGTGCTGCTGTTCCTCGCCGGCACCGTGCTCTACGCCCAGGCCGCACCCGTCGTGCCGGCCCTGCAGTCGTATTGGCTGGTCATCCACGTCACCACGATCACGATCTCGTCGGGGCTGCTGCTCGTGCCCGGCGTCGCGAGCATCCTGTTCCTGATGCGGGGCGCCGGCTGGCTGTCCGACCGGCTGCCGTCGGCCGACGTCCTCGACCGGCTCGCCTACCGCGTCACGATCATCGCCTTCCCGCTGTTCACCTTCGCCGTCATCGCCGGGGCCATCTGGGCCGAGGCCGCGTGGGGCCGGTTCTGGGGCTGGGACCCCAAGGAGACCGTCGCGTTCGTCTCCTGGGTGATCTACGCCGCGTACCTGCACGCCCGCGCCACCGCGGGCTGGCGGGCGGCCCGGGCCGCCTGGATCAACGTGGCCGGGTTCGCCACCGTGCTGTTCAACCTGTTCTTCATCAACATGGTGGTCGCCGGCCTGCACTCCTACGCGGGCCTGGGCTGATCGCGATCAGGGCCACCCGTACGCGCCTCGACCGCGGGCGGTGACGCGACTACCGTCGGCGTCCGTGGCAGGGTCAAGCGGTCGGTACGACGGGTTCGACGGGAAGCGTTGATGACGGAGCGTGAGTCCGAGAGCGACGGGGACTACGCCGACGGCTCGGTCGGTCGCTATGTCCGCGAGCAGTGGGGCGCCGCGGCCCCACCTCGCAAGACCCGCCCGTACGTGGCGCCGGTCCGGCCGTCGGAGTCCCCGGCCGACGGCGAGCAGCCCGACGCGCCGGCGGGCGACCCCTCGTTGCCCCTGCGCCCCCCGGCCCACCGGCTCGACGAGCTGGCCGAGCACGACGACGTCGCGGCCTGGGCGGAGCGGGGCCGGGCGGCCGCGACCCGTCCGGCGGAGCCCGACGGCCCGGGAGCCGCACCGGTGGCGCCCGAGGCGGGCGGACGCGTCCCGGAGGCCCGGGTCCCCGACCCCCGGACCGCCGGTCCCGCGCCCGCCGACGCCCGTCGCCCGGACGCGCCCCCCGCCGCTGCCCGGCAGGCCGAGACGCCCGCCGGTGACCGCCCGGCCGACGACCGTGCAGCCGATGACCGGGCAGCCCGTGACCGGGCAGCCGGCGAGGGTGCAGCCGGCGCCCGCCCCGCGCCGGCCCGTCCCGCGGCCGCCGTACCGCCGCCCGCGCGTCCGCCGCGCCCCCCGTTCCAGCCCGGCCCCTCGGGCGTCACCGGACCCCCTGCCGCCGGGAACGGGTCCGCGCCCGACCCCGGTCCGCGCACCCCGCCCCGCGGGGCCCCGCGCTGGACCGACCCCGGCGCCGTCGCCGCCCAGCAGGCCCAGCACGCCCGCAACCCCGAGCAGCCCGACCTGTCCTCGGCCCGGCTGCTGCGCCCCAGCAAGCGGCCCCCGCAGTCGGGGTGGCGCCGGCTGGTCTACGTCCTGTCCGGGCGGCTGATCAACCCGGGGGAGAGCCCCCTGGACGTGCGCCGTCGCGAGCTCACCGTGCGCGTCAACCAGCCGCTGCTGGGCTGCTACAAGATCGGCGTGCTGAGCCTGAAGGGCGGCGTCGGCAAGACCACGATGACGGCCACCCTCGGCGCGACGTTCGCGTCGCTGCGCGGTGACCGCGTCGTGGCCGTCGACGCCAACCCCGACCGCGGCACGCTGAGCCAGAAGATCCCGCTGGAGACCAGCGCGACCGTGCGCAACCTGCTCCGCGACGCGCAGCGCGTCCGCCGCTACACCGACGTGCGGGCCTACACCTCGCAGGGGCCGTCGCGGCTGGAGGTGCTGGCCAGCGAGCAGGACCCGGCGGTCTCGGAGGCGTTCAGCGAGGACGACTACCGCCGCACCGTCAACCTGCTGGAGCACTTCTACAACATCGTGCTCACCGACTGCGGCACCGGACTGATGCACTCGGCGATGTACGGCGTGCTCGGGGTGGCCGACCAGCTGATCATCGTGTCGTCCAGCTCGATCGACGGGGCGCGCAGCGCGTCGGCCACGATGGACTGGCTCGACGCCCACGGCCACGGCGACCTCGTGCGCAACGCGGTGGCGGTGGTCAACAGCGTCAGCCGCTCGTCGGGCGGGGTGGACCTGGACCGGGTGGCCGAGCACTTCGCGGCGCGCTGCCGGGCCGTCGTGCAGATCCCCTTCGACGCACACCTGCAGGAGGGGGCGGAGGTCGATCTGGACAGGCTGGAGCCCCAGACGCGCCTCGCGCTCCTGGAGCTGGCCGCCGCCGTGGCCGACGCGTTCGCCTCGGCCCACAGCAGCGGCTGAACCCCGCTCAGGCCGGCGGGTCGTCCGGGCGCTTCACGCGCTCGTCGAGCTGGCGCAGGAAGTCGGGATCGTCGTCGGGGCCGCTGACGCGCGGGCGGGCCGGACCGGGGCCGGACCGCTCACCCGCGGGCGACTCGTCGCCGCCGACGGTGCTCATCGCCTTCCAGAGCACCAGTGCGATGATCGCGGCGCCGACGAACGCGATGAAGAACAACATGGCCACCACCTCCGCCGTCGAGATTAGCGGAGGTGGGGCGTGACGGGGGTGAAGCCGCCGGATGCGATGCGGCGGAGCGTGCTCAGCCGTGCGCGGGCGGTAGCGTCGCCTCGCTGGTGAGGTCGGCGAGCAGGCCGCGGACCTCGGACTCGCGGAAGCGGCGGTGCCCGCCCGGGGTGCGGATCGAGCCGATGCGACCGGCCGAGGCCCAGCGGGTGACGGTCTTGGGGTCGACGCGGAACAGACCGGCGACCTCGCCGGGGGTGAGGAGTCTTTCCTCGCTGCTCGTGGGTGCTGCCATGGTGCGCCTCCAGGTGGAATGTCCTGATGCATCGTGACACTCGGGACCCCGGGTACTCGAACGGTTGTCCGGAGGTAAAGGGCGCCTAAAGGACGAAACGGACGAGCGTCCGGGTCGTCCCGCGGGGTCGTAGGCTCGGGGCATGACGTCACCACCCGCCCCGGGCCTGCTGCCCACCATCGGGCTCTACGCGCTCGCGCGGCTCGGGCTCGTCGCCGTCGTCGCCGCGCTGCTCGCGCTCGCGGGTGTCCCGGTGCTGGTCGCGGTGCTGGTGGGGCTGATCGTGGCGCTGCCGCTGTCGATGGTGCTGTTCCGCGGGCTGCGGTCCCGCCTCGACGCGGCACTGGCCGAGTCGTCGCGGCGGCGCGGGGCGGAGCGCGAGGCGCTGCGGTCGCGGCTGCGCGGGGAGACCGAGTAGCGGCTGCGCCGCCCGCGCGTGCGGGTCAGAGCACGCCGCTGAGCGCCGTGCCGACGCCGGTGAGGACGGACCACGCGAGGAGCGTCACCCCGGTGGCGCCGAGCACGCGGACCAGCGCGCGCCCGTCGGCCCCCTGCAGCACCTGGCGGGCCGGCAGGAACGCCAGCGGCAGCGCGGCCAGTGCGATCAGCATCGGCCAGCTGCGCAGCCCGGCCAGCGCGGAGAGCAGGAACGGGGCGGCGACGAGCGCGACGTAGAGGCGCCGGGTGTCGGTGTCGCCGAGCAGGACGGCGAGCGTGCGCTTGCCGGAGACGGTGTCGGTGGGGATGTCGCGCAGGTTGTTGGCCACGAGCACCGCGCACGTCAGCAGCCCGACGCCGACCGCCCCGATCACCGCGAGCGGGCTCGGCGGCCCGCTCTGCGTGATCACGGTGCCGAGCACGGCGACCGGCCCGAAGAACACGAACACGGCCACCTCGCCGAGCCCCGCGTAGCCGTAGGGCCGCGAGCCGCCGGTGTAGAACCAGGCGCCGGCGATGCACAGGGCGCCCACCGCGATCAGCCACCACTGCTGGGCGAGGGACACCAGCGTCAGGCCGGCCAGCCCCGCCACCACGAAGCAGCCGAACGCCGCCGCGCGCACGCTGGAGGCCTCCGCCAGCTTCGACCCGACCAGGCGCACCGGCCCGACCCGGTCGTCGTCGGTGCCGCGGATGCCGTCGGAGTAGTCGTTGGCGTAGTTCACGCCGATGACCAGCGCGACGGCCACGAGCAGCGCCAGCAGTGCCCGCCCCGGCGCGACGGTCCCGGCCCCGATCGCGGCGCCGGTCCCGACCACGACCGGGGAGACGGCGGTCGGCAGGGTGCGCGGGCGGGCGCCCTGCACCCACTGGTTCAACGTGGCCACACGGGAACGCTATCCGGCCCGGTCACCGCGGCCCCTGGGGTGGGTGGTGCCCCGGACCGGTCACCGCGGGTGGACGGCCGGGTGATCGGTCCGGGACGGGGGTGGTGGTCGGTCCGGCGACCGCGCCGCTCGACTCGTGACGATCAGCCGAGGGGGGCGTCGGGGGTCGTGCTCGGGGTGGTGGTGGGCGCCGGAACCTCCGGGGTGGTGGTCGCGCCCGTGGTGTCGCAGGGGGTGGCGGCCGGGGTGGCGCTGCTCGTGGCGGCACCGGTCGCGGAGGTGGGGTCGGCCGACGGGGTGCCGGTCGGGGTGGGGTCGGCCGACGGGGTGCCGGTCGGGGTGGCGTCGGCGGTGGAGGTGTCGGTGGTAGTGGTGGCGGCGTCGGCGGTGGCGCCGTCGGCGGGGGCGGCCGCGGTGGCGTCGGTGGAGGTGTCGCTGGTGGGGGTGCCGGTCGGGGTGGCGTCGGCGGAGGCGGCGTCGGCGGCGGTGGAGGTGGCGTCGGTGCCGGCGTCGGCGCACGAGGTGGCGGTGGTGGCGTCGGCGGGGGTGGCGCTGTCGCCGGCGACGGGGGCGTCGGTCGTCGCGGGGGCGGTGTCGCACGAGGCCACGCCCTCGGCGTCGGTCACCTCGTCGGCCTCGATGTACTGGTCGGTGCCGATCCGCAGCCAGGTGCCGGACGCCGCGGACAGGGCGCACTCGACGGGGACGGCGGCGCTCTCCGCGGCCACGCCCACGACCTCGGCGCCCGAGTCGGGGGCCGCGAGGACGTCGACCGGGGAGTCGGAGCTCACCAGGGAGAGGCGGACCGAGCCGGTCCACAGGTAGTCGACGGTGACCCAGGCGTTGTCGGTGAGGCCGAGCGCGTCCCAGAACAGGCCGTCGCCGAGGTCGATGCCGGCCGGGTTGGAGGGGGTGCGGCCGAACTGGTCGCGCCCGCCGTTGTAGCCGTCGGCGTGCGCGGCCTGGGCCTGCGGCACGCCCTGGGGGAGGTCCTTCCACTCCTGGCGCTGGTCGGAGGGGTTCCAGTAGTCGTCGCGGGTGTTCCACGGGCCCACGTCCCAGACCGGGGCGAACGCGCAGCGGCCGTTGGGGGCGCAGACCTTGACCGAGTAGTCGCTGGTGTTGCGCGGCGCGAGGGCGCGGCGGGAGGGCAGGGCGACGAAGTGGTCGCGCTCGGCGATGACGTGCCCGTTGGCGGTGGTGCCGCCGGCGAGGCCCTCGCGGGTGGCGAAGACGCGGTAGTTCAGGGCCGCGGACTCCACCACGGCCTCGGTGCGCGCGGTGGCCGGGTGCGCGGTGACGGTGACGCCCCGGACGGCCGGCTCGGCGGCCGGGTCGCCGGTGAGGACGAGGCGCGTCTGCACCTCCGAGGTCGGCTCGGGCAGCGCGGCCGTGCCGGAGGTGGCGGGCACCCACTCCGTCCAGCCGCCCGACGCCCGGCGCCCGCGGACGTCGACCGCCGCGGTGCTGCCCTCGGGGAGGTCCCCGTCGACGGCGACGTCGACGCGGTCGGTCCGCATCTCGAGCGGGTGCGTCGGCAGCGTGAGCAGGCCGGTCGGGACGGGCGCGCCGTCGTCGTCGGGGAGCAGGTGGGTGCCCGCGTGGTCGAGCCGGGCGGTCCCGCCGTCGACGGTCACGCCCGCGCTCTCCCCGGCGACGAGGTCGGGAGCCCACGACGCCGTGCCGGTCTCGGTGGCGGCGGCCGGTCCGGCCGTGCCGAGCGCGAGTGCGCCGACGACGGCCAGCAGGGTCGCGGTGCGCAACCTCATCCGCATGGTGAGAACTCCCCGTGTTGTTGCTGTGACTGCTGGTGCGTGTGTTGCTTCTGATGGCGCAGCAAACGGGATGAGTGAGTAGTGGTCAATCAACGCAGAGTGAGCGACCTGATGTGATGGCGCTATCGGTCACCCGCTCGGGGGCTCCAGGCCGTCCGTCACCGTGACGAGCCGCGCGACCGCTGCCCGATCGGGCTTCCCGATCCCCCGGATCGGGATCTCCAGCACGTCGACGATCCGGCGCGGCACCGCGGCCCGCCCGAGTGCCGCGCGCACCGCGTCGCGCAGGCGGTCGTCGTCCGGGCGGGCGGGTCCGGCCACCACCGCGGCGGCGACGACCTGTCCCCACTGCTCGTCGGCGACCCCGACGACGCACACCGCGCGGATCCCCGGCTGCGCGGCCAGCACCCGCTCGACGGCGGCGGGTGCGACCTTCTCCCCGCCCGTGACGATCACGTCGTCGGCCCGGCCGAGCACCTCCAGCCGCCCACCGGTCCAGCGGCCGAGGTCTCCGGTGCGGAACCGACCGCCGAACGGGGGCCCGCCGAGGTAGCCGAGGGCGAGCGTCGGCCCGCCGAGCACGATGCGGCCGTCGGGTTCCAGGTCGACGGTGACGCCGTCGAGCGGCACCCCGTCGTAGACGCAGCCGCCCGCGGTCTCGCTCATCCCGTAGGTCGTGACGACGGCGACGCCCGCGTCGAGCGCCCGGCGGTGCAGCCCCGCCTCCAGCGCCGCCCCGCCGACGAGGACCGCGCGGTAGGTGCGCAGCGCGTCCAGGGCGGCCCCGCCCGCGTCGAGGACGCGCAGCAGCTGGGTCGGGACGAGGCTGGTGTGCCGCGCGCCGGGGCCCAGGCGGTCGGTGGCGGCCGCGAACGCGTCGGGGCGGAAGCCGGTGCGCAGGTCCTGCACGACGGGCGGTGCGCCGCCCAGCAGCGCCCGCACGACCACCTGCACCCCGGCGACGTGCTCGGCGGGCAGCGCGAGCAGCCAGCGGGCCGGTCCGCCGAGCCGGGCCGCGGTGGCCGCCGCCGACGCCCGCAGCGCGTCCGCGGGCAGCGCCACCAGCCGGGGCTCCCCGGTCGACCCGGACGTCGCGATCACGACCGCGGTGCCCGGCGGGGGCGGCCCGGCCGGGGCCGGGGTCACCGCGGCACCGGCGCGCGGGAGCACGGCCGGCCCGCCGTCCAGGGCGGCGGCCAGCGCCCCGACCAGCACGTCGACGCCGTCGGGGGAGCCGTCGAGGGTGATCGTCCGCATGGACCGAGTCCACACGGTCACCGCGGTCGGGGCCACCCGGGGGCCCGACCGTCACGGTGGGTGCCGGCGCCGCCACCCACACGTGGCGTTCCCTCACCCCGTCGGCGCGCAACGCCGCAGCTCAGGGCCGCGATAAGGGGTCATGGAGATGATGAGCTGGGTCGCGGTCGGGGTGACGACGTGGATGGCGGGGTCCGTGCCGCTCGCCCTGCTCGTGGGCGCCGCGATCCGCGCGGGCGGTGCGTCCCCGCGGCGCACCGCCGCCCGGCGGGCACCGTCCCACGTCCGGCACGGGCTGGGCTGCACCGGACGGCGGGTCGTTCCGGGCGTCGCCTGACCCGACGGGGCCGGTGGCTCAGTAGTGCCAGGGGTACGCGGCCCAGTCGGGCTCGCGCTTCTCCAGGAACGCGTCGCGGCCCTCGACGGCCTCGTCGGTCATGTAGGCCAGGCGGGTGGCCTCGCCCGCGAAGAGCTGCTGGCCGACCAGCCCGTCGTCGGTGAGGTTGAACGCGTACTTGAGC
This sequence is a window from Pseudonocardia petroleophila. Protein-coding genes within it:
- a CDS encoding 1,4-dihydroxy-2-naphthoate polyprenyltransferase, coding for MATLNQWVQGARPRTLPTAVSPVVVGTGAAIGAGTVAPGRALLALLVAVALVIGVNYANDYSDGIRGTDDDRVGPVRLVGSKLAEASSVRAAAFGCFVVAGLAGLTLVSLAQQWWLIAVGALCIAGAWFYTGGSRPYGYAGLGEVAVFVFFGPVAVLGTVITQSGPPSPLAVIGAVGVGLLTCAVLVANNLRDIPTDTVSGKRTLAVLLGDTDTRRLYVALVAAPFLLSALAGLRSWPMLIALAALPLAFLPARQVLQGADGRALVRVLGATGVTLLAWSVLTGVGTALSGVL
- the ccsB gene encoding c-type cytochrome biogenesis protein CcsB, which gives rise to MLAQYSDLLFMAAVGVYVLAMVLHAAEFAAARSAKPVLVGAGGPDTVEPPARSERYARMAVSLTVLGAVLQFASIVTRGLAAERWPLGNMYEFTSAICLAAVVGWLVMLRRSPVTRAVGPFVLLPVVVLLFLAGTVLYAQAAPVVPALQSYWLVIHVTTITISSGLLLVPGVASILFLMRGAGWLSDRLPSADVLDRLAYRVTIIAFPLFTFAVIAGAIWAEAAWGRFWGWDPKETVAFVSWVIYAAYLHARATAGWRAARAAWINVAGFATVLFNLFFINMVVAGLHSYAGLG
- a CDS encoding MinD/ParA family ATP-binding protein, yielding MAPEAGGRVPEARVPDPRTAGPAPADARRPDAPPAAARQAETPAGDRPADDRAADDRAARDRAAGEGAAGARPAPARPAAAVPPPARPPRPPFQPGPSGVTGPPAAGNGSAPDPGPRTPPRGAPRWTDPGAVAAQQAQHARNPEQPDLSSARLLRPSKRPPQSGWRRLVYVLSGRLINPGESPLDVRRRELTVRVNQPLLGCYKIGVLSLKGGVGKTTMTATLGATFASLRGDRVVAVDANPDRGTLSQKIPLETSATVRNLLRDAQRVRRYTDVRAYTSQGPSRLEVLASEQDPAVSEAFSEDDYRRTVNLLEHFYNIVLTDCGTGLMHSAMYGVLGVADQLIIVSSSSIDGARSASATMDWLDAHGHGDLVRNAVAVVNSVSRSSGGVDLDRVAEHFAARCRAVVQIPFDAHLQEGAEVDLDRLEPQTRLALLELAAAVADAFASAHSSG
- the menE gene encoding o-succinylbenzoate--CoA ligase, translated to MRTITLDGSPDGVDVLVGALAAALDGGPAVLPRAGAAVTPAPAGPPPPGTAVVIATSGSTGEPRLVALPADALRASAAATAARLGGPARWLLALPAEHVAGVQVVVRALLGGAPPVVQDLRTGFRPDAFAAATDRLGPGARHTSLVPTQLLRVLDAGGAALDALRTYRAVLVGGAALEAGLHRRALDAGVAVVTTYGMSETAGGCVYDGVPLDGVTVDLEPDGRIVLGGPTLALGYLGGPPFGGRFRTGDLGRWTGGRLEVLGRADDVIVTGGEKVAPAAVERVLAAQPGIRAVCVVGVADEQWGQVVAAAVVAGPARPDDDRLRDAVRAALGRAAVPRRIVDVLEIPIRGIGKPDRAAVARLVTVTDGLEPPSG
- a CDS encoding DUF4229 domain-containing protein; amino-acid sequence: MTSPPAPGLLPTIGLYALARLGLVAVVAALLALAGVPVLVAVLVGLIVALPLSMVLFRGLRSRLDAALAESSRRRGAEREALRSRLRGETE
- a CDS encoding BldC family transcriptional regulator, with translation MAAPTSSEERLLTPGEVAGLFRVDPKTVTRWASAGRIGSIRTPGGHRRFRESEVRGLLADLTSEATLPPAHG